A region of Desulfobacterales bacterium DNA encodes the following proteins:
- the mprF gene encoding bifunctional lysylphosphatidylglycerol flippase/synthetase MprF: MKSRIVRILPAFVGMLLFGTALWVLHRELTQYHFSDIRHYLAEISAQRIAVASLLTIAGYLLMSGYDILALRAIKHPLACRKVVLGSFVGYAFSNNIGMAMLAGASVRYTLYSAWGLTPAEIARIIAFCAITLWLGFFSLGGVLFLAIPLTLPAGLHFPFASLHLLGMLFVLCVAAYLVLCVLRRKPLKLFGRTLWLPEPGLLFPQIIVAVCDWAMAGAVLYVLLPSSPSFSYPVFLAVFLIAQLAGLASQLPGGIGVFETVCLLLLKPYFPVPQILGSLAIFRVVYYLLPLVLAAVLLGGFGLRRHQARLRGILHGLDSGLSMVAPRLFSLAAFAGGIVLLFSGATPAMPRRLAWLEHFVPLAFTETFHFVASLMGVGLLILARGLQRRLDGAYLLTLLLLAAGAVFSLLKGIDYEEAILLAALFAALLPCRRHFYRKAALLSQPFTFGWITAITLVISATTWLIFFSYKHVAYSHELWWRFAFSADAPRSLRSMVGVVTVAGCFALARLLRPRPPRALISPADPGDISRAKAIVARADTTSANLALLGDKRFLFSNSGESFLMYGIRRKSWVAMGDPVGPVNELPELIWQFKEMSDRHGGWPVFYETSHKYLHYYVDIGLTLFKLGEEARVLLDDFTLNGRSVKGLRYTKNRFEKDGWRFSVAPREDVPGLLPDLQAVSDAWLARKQTREKGFSLGFFDPEYLKHFPVALVKKGDKIYAFANIWQAAAGNELSIDLMRHLAEAPSGVMDFLFIHLMLWGKEKGFRRFNLGMAPLAGVKDHALAPLWNRTGAFIFRHGEHFYNFQGLRRYKEKFHPVWEPRYLAAPGRVQLLPVLIDIAVLVSGGIKGVIGE; this comes from the coding sequence ATGAAGAGCAGAATCGTTCGGATCCTGCCGGCATTTGTCGGCATGCTTCTTTTTGGCACCGCCCTCTGGGTGCTCCATCGTGAGCTGACGCAATATCATTTCTCCGATATCAGACATTATCTGGCGGAAATTTCCGCGCAACGAATTGCCGTTGCCTCGTTATTGACGATTGCCGGTTATCTGCTGATGTCCGGCTACGACATCCTGGCCCTGCGGGCCATCAAACATCCACTCGCCTGTCGCAAGGTGGTGTTGGGCTCCTTTGTCGGCTATGCATTCAGTAATAATATCGGCATGGCCATGCTGGCGGGCGCCTCGGTCCGCTATACCCTCTACTCCGCCTGGGGATTGACTCCCGCCGAAATAGCCAGGATAATTGCCTTCTGCGCCATCACCCTCTGGCTCGGTTTTTTCAGCCTCGGCGGGGTACTTTTCCTGGCAATCCCCCTAACCCTTCCCGCTGGGCTTCATTTCCCGTTTGCCTCTCTTCATCTTTTGGGAATGTTGTTTGTCCTCTGCGTTGCCGCCTATCTTGTTCTCTGCGTTTTACGAAGAAAACCGCTCAAGCTCTTTGGCAGAACCCTGTGGCTGCCGGAACCCGGGCTGCTCTTTCCGCAGATAATCGTTGCTGTCTGTGACTGGGCCATGGCAGGCGCTGTCCTATATGTACTCCTGCCGTCCTCACCCTCATTTTCCTATCCTGTTTTTCTGGCTGTTTTTCTAATCGCGCAACTGGCCGGGCTGGCCAGCCAGCTTCCCGGCGGCATCGGGGTCTTTGAGACCGTTTGTCTGCTGCTCCTGAAACCCTACTTTCCTGTTCCACAGATTCTGGGGTCATTGGCAATCTTCCGGGTCGTCTATTATCTGTTGCCCCTTGTACTGGCCGCTGTTTTGCTGGGCGGGTTCGGATTACGCCGCCATCAGGCCCGGCTGCGCGGCATACTTCATGGACTGGACAGCGGCCTCTCCATGGTCGCGCCGCGGCTTTTCTCGCTGGCAGCCTTTGCCGGCGGCATTGTCCTGCTGTTCTCCGGCGCCACGCCGGCAATGCCCCGCCGTCTTGCCTGGCTTGAACATTTTGTGCCATTGGCCTTTACCGAAACATTCCACTTTGTTGCCAGTCTCATGGGCGTCGGGCTGCTGATTCTTGCCAGGGGATTGCAGCGCCGTCTTGACGGCGCCTACCTGCTCACGCTTTTGTTGTTGGCTGCGGGAGCTGTCTTTTCATTGCTGAAAGGTATTGATTACGAGGAGGCAATTCTGCTTGCCGCCTTGTTTGCGGCTCTTTTACCTTGCCGCCGACATTTTTACCGCAAGGCCGCCCTGTTGAGCCAGCCCTTCACCTTCGGCTGGATAACGGCCATCACCCTGGTAATATCAGCCACCACCTGGTTGATCTTTTTTTCATACAAACATGTGGCCTATTCCCATGAACTGTGGTGGCGATTCGCCTTCAGCGCCGATGCGCCCCGGTCGCTGCGGAGCATGGTGGGCGTGGTCACCGTTGCCGGTTGCTTTGCCCTGGCCAGGCTGCTGCGGCCGCGGCCGCCCCGTGCCCTGATTTCACCGGCCGACCCCGGAGACATCAGCCGGGCAAAGGCCATTGTCGCCCGCGCCGATACAACCTCGGCCAACCTTGCCCTGTTGGGCGACAAGCGGTTTCTCTTCAGTAACAGCGGCGAATCCTTTCTCATGTACGGTATCAGGAGGAAAAGCTGGGTGGCCATGGGTGACCCGGTCGGTCCGGTGAATGAGTTGCCCGAGCTTATCTGGCAATTTAAGGAGATGAGCGACCGCCATGGGGGATGGCCGGTATTCTATGAAACAAGCCATAAATACCTCCATTACTACGTTGATATCGGTCTTACGCTTTTTAAACTTGGCGAGGAGGCCAGGGTGTTGCTTGATGATTTCACCCTTAACGGCCGTTCGGTAAAAGGACTGCGTTATACCAAGAACCGGTTTGAAAAAGATGGGTGGCGGTTTTCAGTGGCGCCCCGTGAAGACGTGCCAGGACTGCTGCCGGACCTGCAGGCTGTCTCCGATGCCTGGCTTGCTCGGAAGCAGACCAGGGAAAAAGGTTTTTCCCTGGGTTTTTTCGACCCTGAATATCTGAAACATTTTCCCGTGGCCCTTGTCAAGAAAGGAGACAAAATATACGCCTTTGCCAATATATGGCAAGCCGCGGCCGGCAACGAACTCTCCATTGATCTCATGCGGCACCTTGCCGAAGCGCCATCTGGAGTGATGGATTTCCTGTTCATCCACCTCATGCTCTGGGGCAAGGAAAAAGGCTTCCGCCGGTTCAATCTCGGCATGGCGCCCCTGGCCGGTGTCAAGGACCACGCCCTGGCGCCGCTCTGGAACCGGACCGGGGCCTTTATTTTCCGGCATGGTGAACATTTTTACAACTTCCAGGGGCTGCGCCGGTATAAGGAAAAATTTCATCCTGTCTGGGAGCCCCGTTATCTCGCCGCCCCGGGCCGGGTACAACTGCTGCCGGTGCTTATTGATATCGCCGTCCTCGTTTCCGGCGGTATCAAGGGTGTTATCGGTGAATAA
- a CDS encoding universal stress protein, which produces MQEIKKIVVPVDFGEHSDKLVEFATYVADKFSARLSFFHVAKLYETYVEVELVAFPSVQQAEKEIWDHAERKMTELVEGCTAKSPGCTGKVGKGDVVSEVIAFAKQEKADLIIIGTHGAKRLEEVLLGSVARRVVKRAPCPVLTFNPYK; this is translated from the coding sequence ATGCAAGAAATTAAGAAAATAGTTGTTCCGGTTGATTTTGGCGAACATTCGGACAAGCTCGTTGAATTTGCAACTTATGTTGCGGATAAGTTTTCAGCCCGGCTCTCTTTTTTCCATGTGGCTAAATTGTATGAAACCTATGTCGAGGTCGAACTGGTGGCGTTTCCATCCGTGCAGCAGGCGGAAAAGGAGATCTGGGACCACGCTGAGAGGAAAATGACAGAGCTTGTCGAGGGATGCACGGCAAAATCCCCCGGCTGCACCGGCAAGGTTGGCAAGGGCGATGTTGTCAGCGAGGTTATCGCTTTTGCCAAGCAGGAAAAGGCCGATCTGATCATTATCGGTACCCACGGCGCCAAGCGGCTGGAGGAAGTTCTGCTGGGATCCGTGGCCCGGCGGGTTGTCAAAAGGGCGCCCTGCCCGGTATTGACCTTTAATCCATACAAATAA
- a CDS encoding magnesium transporter CorA family protein gives MEYAVYEIDPDRMLKKRPHPGLASPAVPGGALPVWIDITRRDPGPLTEFLRSLKVHPLALEACLETVPNSRIGVYGKSLFIGLPMLLDWADHGRTFLSILCLPGILITIHEKPVPMLDSIKKDFTAAMQFHAPNTSAVLYQILDFIIDRQIVLTLEVREKIDNLEEALEAESVMDLPGETRSLKRKAVLLEAILEDQHHCVSSLQTIESAAFNVGDIQDYIRDAIAHLDHTVRSVGRQLDRLTSLRQHFLLQLQDKTNKRLQILTIVSTIFLPLMLVTGIYGMNFRHMPELSWRYGYAGALLLMCLIAAGLLWALARKGWFK, from the coding sequence GTGGAATATGCTGTTTATGAAATAGACCCGGACCGGATGCTTAAAAAACGTCCGCACCCGGGCCTGGCATCACCTGCCGTGCCCGGCGGCGCCCTGCCCGTCTGGATCGACATCACCCGCCGCGACCCTGGTCCCTTGACGGAATTTCTCCGCTCCCTTAAGGTGCACCCCCTGGCCCTGGAAGCCTGTCTCGAAACAGTGCCGAATTCACGAATAGGGGTCTATGGGAAATCCTTGTTCATCGGCTTGCCGATGTTGCTTGACTGGGCAGACCACGGCCGGACATTTCTTTCCATTCTCTGCCTTCCCGGAATACTGATTACAATCCACGAAAAACCGGTGCCCATGCTTGACAGCATAAAAAAAGATTTCACCGCGGCCATGCAGTTTCATGCCCCCAACACCTCGGCTGTTCTCTACCAGATACTGGATTTTATTATTGACCGGCAAATTGTGCTGACCCTTGAGGTGCGTGAAAAAATCGACAACCTGGAGGAGGCCCTGGAAGCGGAATCCGTTATGGACCTGCCCGGGGAAACGCGCTCCCTGAAACGCAAGGCCGTTCTTCTCGAGGCCATACTGGAGGATCAGCACCATTGCGTCAGCTCCCTGCAGACCATCGAATCGGCAGCCTTCAATGTCGGGGATATCCAGGACTATATCCGTGATGCCATAGCCCACCTGGACCATACCGTCAGGTCCGTGGGGCGGCAGCTCGACCGGCTGACCTCCCTGCGGCAGCATTTTCTTTTACAACTTCAGGATAAAACGAACAAGCGGCTGCAGATCCTGACCATTGTTTCGACAATATTCCTGCCCCTGATGCTGGTCACCGGCATCTATGGGATGAACTTCCGTCATATGCCGGAACTCTCATGGCGCTATGGCTATGCCGGGGCCTTGTTGCTCATGTGCCTCATTGCCGCCGGGCTTCTCTGGGCGCTTGCCAGAAAGGGCTGGTTCAAATAG